The genomic stretch CGGTTCCTTCAGTGCTCGTGGATGATCACGCCGCGGATGTTCTTGCCGTCCAACATGTCCTGGTAGCCCTGGTTGACCTCGTCGAGGCGGTAGGTGCGGGTGATCAGCTCGTCGAGCTTCAGGTCACCGGACCGGTAGAGGCTGAGCAGGCGGGGGACGTCGAACAGCGGGTTGCAGGCGCCGAAGATCGCGCCCTGGATGCGCCGCTGATAGCCGATGAAGACGCCGGGGTGCTCGTTCACCCAGCCGTTGCCGACCGCGGTGACGGTGACCTGGCCGGCCTTGCCGACGACCTGCAGCGCGTCGGCGATGACCTCGTCGTGCAGCACGCCGACGGTGATGATCGCGTGGTCGGCGAGCTCCCCCCAGGTGACCTCGTTGACGAACTCCTGGGCCTCCTTCGCCGTGGCGAAGGTGTGCGTGGCGCCGAAGACGGTGGCCATCTCGCGCTTGAACTCCACCGGGTCGACGACGACCACGCGCTGCGCGCCGGCGTACCGGGCGCCCTGCACCGCGTTGCTGCCCACCCCACCCGCGCCGTAGACGACGACGGTCTCGCCGGCGCGCACCCCGGCGGCGTGCACCGCGCTGCCCCAGCCGGTCGGCACACCGCAGCCGACGAGGGAGGCGACCTCGAAGGGGATGTCCTCGGGGATCGGGATGACGCTGAACTCGCTGACGACGGCGCGCTCGGAGAAGGTGCCCAGCACGCAGAGGCCGCCGAAGTCCTCCCCGTTCTGGTGGAAGCGGAACGTGCCGTCGGGGAACTGCCCGGTGGAGGCGTTCTTGCCCTCGTCGCAGAGGTTCTGCCGGGCGGTGGAGCAGTAGCGGCACTTGCCGCAGGCGGGGATGAAGGAGCAGACCACGTGGTCGCCCACCTTGACCCGGGTGACGCCCTCACCGACGGCCTCGACGATGCCCGCGCCCTCGTGGCCACCGACCACGGGGAAGCGCATCTGCGCGTCGCCCTTCTGGATGTGGTCGTCGGAGTGGCACATCCCCGCGGCCATGAACTTGATCCGGACCTCGTTGGCGTGGGGCTCGTCGAGCTCGAGCTCGGTGATCTCCCACGGCTTGCCCGGCTCCCGACAGACCGCGGCGCGTGTGGTCATGCTCATCTGGGGCCCCTTCCGTGCTGACGACTGGTGGTACGGGCGCTGGCCGGGGGGCGAGAGCCTCGCTGGCACCCCGGGGCGAGACCCGGAGCCGAGAGCGACCCTGCCGCCGCGGACGTGGCGTGGGCCACACGTCATTCCGACCGGCGGAAGACGAGCCGGGTGGACCCCGGTCCGGGTCCCGAGGCGGTCGAGGCCCTGCCTTCCCCCGGGTGGAATCCGTCTTCTCGGGTACTGCGGGGCGTCCATACGTTCGACGACGTCCGGGTGACCCTCGACACATCGCCGTCCCGCCTCCGGCGCGGGCCCGCCGTCGGGATGCGCACCAGTGCACGAGCCAGCGCTACCACC from Modestobacter roseus encodes the following:
- a CDS encoding NDMA-dependent alcohol dehydrogenase, whose protein sequence is MSMTTRAAVCREPGKPWEITELELDEPHANEVRIKFMAAGMCHSDDHIQKGDAQMRFPVVGGHEGAGIVEAVGEGVTRVKVGDHVVCSFIPACGKCRYCSTARQNLCDEGKNASTGQFPDGTFRFHQNGEDFGGLCVLGTFSERAVVSEFSVIPIPEDIPFEVASLVGCGVPTGWGSAVHAAGVRAGETVVVYGAGGVGSNAVQGARYAGAQRVVVVDPVEFKREMATVFGATHTFATAKEAQEFVNEVTWGELADHAIITVGVLHDEVIADALQVVGKAGQVTVTAVGNGWVNEHPGVFIGYQRRIQGAIFGACNPLFDVPRLLSLYRSGDLKLDELITRTYRLDEVNQGYQDMLDGKNIRGVIIHEH